One window from the genome of Pseudanabaena yagii GIHE-NHR1 encodes:
- the bioF gene encoding 8-amino-7-oxononanoate synthase, producing MKTEPISTPYDWLDRNLASIHKANWYRSTQTITSKAGTIATIDGCEMLMFASNNYLGLASDRRLIEAAMSATQMYGTGSTGSRLVTGHLALHEQLEQAIADLKNTEAALVFSSGYLANLGAISAIVGARDLVLGDAYNHSCLKKGSLLSGAKAINYLHLDIADLAAKLQENRAKYRRCLITTDSVFSMDGDLAPLQEIMDLADRYDCMVLVDEAHGTGVFGDRGGGLTNAVGIEQELIQVGTLSKALGSLGGYVAGSAKLIDYLRNRAATWIYTTALSPADTAAAIAAINLVTTEPERRQQLWQNVEFLKQGLQDLGIQAIACDSPIMAIEFGDIELTMQIAQHLRHNGIFAPAIRPPTVPTARIRLTLMATHTTSQIQTLLQCLASV from the coding sequence GTGAAGACCGAACCCATATCTACGCCCTACGACTGGCTCGATCGCAATTTAGCCTCAATCCATAAAGCTAATTGGTATCGTTCCACGCAAACGATCACCAGCAAGGCGGGAACGATCGCGACCATTGATGGGTGCGAAATGCTGATGTTTGCCAGTAACAACTATCTGGGGCTAGCTAGCGATCGCCGTTTGATTGAAGCTGCTATGAGCGCTACACAAATGTATGGCACTGGCTCGACGGGATCGCGCTTGGTGACAGGACATCTGGCTTTACATGAGCAATTGGAACAAGCAATCGCGGATCTCAAAAATACAGAAGCAGCTCTCGTTTTTAGCTCAGGCTATTTAGCAAATTTGGGAGCTATCTCCGCCATTGTCGGCGCACGCGATTTAGTTTTAGGCGATGCATATAATCATTCTTGTCTGAAAAAAGGAAGTTTACTTAGCGGCGCAAAGGCGATCAATTATTTACATCTCGATATCGCTGACCTTGCTGCCAAATTGCAAGAAAATCGCGCCAAATACCGTCGTTGTCTGATTACAACCGACAGTGTGTTTAGTATGGATGGCGACCTTGCCCCATTGCAGGAAATTATGGACTTAGCCGATCGCTATGACTGTATGGTGCTCGTCGATGAGGCTCATGGAACAGGCGTATTTGGCGATCGCGGTGGCGGTTTAACCAATGCCGTAGGAATTGAGCAGGAGCTAATTCAGGTGGGAACCCTGAGTAAAGCCTTGGGCAGTTTAGGTGGTTATGTCGCTGGTTCAGCAAAATTAATCGATTATTTACGCAATCGGGCGGCGACTTGGATCTATACCACAGCGCTTTCGCCTGCGGATACGGCTGCTGCGATCGCGGCGATTAATCTTGTCACAACCGAACCTGAGCGCCGTCAGCAACTTTGGCAAAATGTCGAATTTTTGAAACAGGGATTACAGGATTTAGGAATTCAGGCGATCGCTTGTGATTCTCCAATTATGGCGATCGAGTTTGGTGATATCGAATTAACGATGCAAATTGCCCAACACTTGCGTCACAATGGCATCTTTGCTCCTGCGATTCGTCCACCGACAGTACCAACTGCACGTATCCGCCTGACGTTGATGGCAACTCATACAACTAGTCAAATTCAGACCTTACTTCAATGTTT